A window from Mya arenaria isolate MELC-2E11 chromosome 9, ASM2691426v1 encodes these proteins:
- the LOC128203341 gene encoding uncharacterized protein LOC128203341 — protein sequence MIELDDDAEIVDMTPFATPERNRRRNKKSKASGPAEYDVFPVDEDDKPLISTHYSSKQASSVQQPIQKYINFTKDIRDLYGYQETGLLHYYTSESKHWKRFVEDCIDIKEIWVQYYELLEMCKIKIDIKMQTEECQLLDAVAEGTGNINFAFYDFKMKDIFPSARLDHTLRPAVHSTHQDISKSVEPFIIICYQQDIQAVSDVIKQKRSTKYCLLVIDEDVDGVDSGVCVLPETFNSKCVVERCDTSAYNIEAAIEKLLTRWIYTIITTKVVAFVYLSLDEKDDQKQLDEKQFLLQSRTEVCERSKNDSKAFLNNESVRKFLNELIEESRALYDRADLPEGDTPPFPPAPKKISHQAREDLNKIQGLLAYGERFGTLNIFLSNDSETETTVEEAVQHVLQKWDINKVVFRYGSTFIEPYMKPGDKVFEEPFGSLACFAREASGHVYALFSKHVAEFNTNKLFIDGEDVGKLLPTDKHTLDIAAAQIHESYEKKCRFMFQTEQGQEKKSTLYDCSKDSNSLSGKRVHLHGAMTSPGLGKVSIEKLYVLDGNYEGVLFEDRKSGTNQPFCVRGDSGAMVLTYCSKDDELKVIGMIIGEQVKNHIKTCARPMYPDGKAEACLVTHKSYVGFKMTDGLKELEERHRICLSLCCDHELDVDSGISIPLKSAASTTDNSPVQSHKAFSTM from the exons ATGATTGAGCTTGATGATGATGCTGAGATTGTAGACATGACTCCATTTGCCACCCCAGAAAGGAACAGGAGACGAAACAAAAAG AGTAAGGCTTCAGGTCCAGCCGAATACGACGTTTTTCCAGTTGATGAAGACGACAAGCCATTAATATCGACACATTATTCATCCAAACAGGCGAGCTCAGTTCAACAGCCCATTCAGAAATATATCAACTTTACAAAAGATATTCGAGATCTTTATGGATACCAAG AGACAGGGTTGCTGCATTACTATACATCAGAATCCAAGCATTGGAAAAGATTCGTGGAGGATTGTATAGACATAAAGGAAATCTGGGTTCAGTACTATGAACTTTTGGAAATGtgcaaaattaaaattgatatcaaGATGCAAACTGAAGAGTGTCAGTTGCTTGATGCAGTTGCAGAGGGTACAGGAAACATTAATTTTGCGTTctatgattttaaaatgaaagataTTTTTCCAAGCGCACGTTTGGACCACACCCTTAGACCTGCTGTTCACAGCACACATCAAGATATTTCCAAATCTGTGGAACcgttcattattatttgttatcagCAAGACATACAAGCTGTAAGcgatgtaataaaacaaaaaagatcTACAAAGTACTGCCTTTTAGTCATTGACGAAGACGTAGACGGCGTCGATAGTGGTGTCTGCGTTCTTCCTGAAACATTTAATTCGAAATGCGTTGTAGAACGTTGTGATACATCGGCGTATAACATTGAAGCTGCAATTGAAAAGTTATTAACCAGATGGATCTACACAATTATTACCACGAAAGTTGTAGCTTTTGTCTACCTTTCATTGGATGAAAAAGACG ATCAGAAACAACTGGACGAAAAACAATTTCTTCTACAAAGTAGGACAGAAGTATGTGAGCGATCCAAAAACG ACTCAAAGGCTTTTCTCAACAACGAAAGTGTGCGGAAGTTCCTAAATGAACTAATAGAAGAAAGTAGAGCTTTGTACGACAGAGCTGATTTACCTGAAGGCGACACACCACCATTCCCACCAGCCCCGAAGAAAATCAGCCATCAG GCTCGCGAAGATTTGAACAAAATCCAAGGGCTACTTGCCTACGGGGAAAGATTTGGaactttgaatatttttcttagcAATGATTCGGAAACCGAAACAACAGTTGAGGAAGCTGTTCAGCATGTCTTGCAGAAATGGGATATCAACAAAGTTGTTTTTCGATATGGGTCTACTTTTATCGAACCATATATGAAACCAGGAGATAAAGTTTTTGAAGAGCCATTTGGGTCACTGGCATGCTTTGCGAGGGAGGCAAGCGGACACGTATATGCACTTTTTTCAAAACACGTTGCAGAATTTAACACGAATAAATTGTTCATCGATGGCGAAGATGTGGGAAAACTACTTCCTACTGATAAACACACTCTAGACATAGCAGCGGCACAAATTCACGAGTCCTATGAGAAGAAATGCCGTTTCATGTTTCAGACGGAGCAAGGACAGGAGAAAAAGTCAACGCTGTATGACTGTAGCAAAGACAGCAATAGTCTATCTGGAAAGCGCGTTCATTTACACGGTGCCATGACCTCGCCTGGTTTAGGAAAGGTTTCAATAgaaaaattgtatgttttagaTGGGAATTATGAAGGGGTATTGTTTGAGGATAGGAAGTCAGGTACGAATCAACCATTTTGTGTCCGTGGCGATAGTGGTGCTATGGTGTTGACTTACTGTAGCAAAGACGATGAACTCAAAGTTATAGGAATGATAATTGGCGAACAggtaaaaaatcatattaaaacatgtgctCGTCCAATGTACCCTGATGGAAAAGCCGAAGCTTGTTTGGTTACACATAAATCCTATGTCGGATTTAAAATGACGGATGGTCTGAAGGAATTAGAGGAACGTCATCGAATTTGTCTTTCTTTATGTTGCGACCATGAGCTTGATGTGGACAGCGGCATTTCAATTCCCTTGAAATCAGCTGCTTCAACAACAGACAATTCCCCGGTTCAATCGCATAAAGCGTTTAGCACTATGTAA